A genomic stretch from Nitrospirota bacterium includes:
- the topA gene encoding type I DNA topoisomerase encodes MSKPLIIVESPSKAKTITKYLGKKYTVIASVGHVKDLPASKLGIEIENNFNPQYVTIKGKAKVLAEIKKAAKLASSVFLAPDPDREGEAIAWHIAEELKDKKENIFRVLFNEITEKAIKESLLNPGRIDLNKVNAQQARRILDRIVGYKLSPLLWDKVRRGLSAGRVQSVAVRLICDLEKEIAQFVSKEYWTISAMVEGRTPPPFEIRLIKFRNEDIDIPDQQEAERIKGILSSGEYVVSSIEKKDKKRNPAAPFTTSKLQQEASKKLRFTASRTMSIAQKLYEGIDIGSEGPAGLITYMRTDSVRISKDAQTDARKYIKNNFGNECLPDRAIEYRNKKGIQDAHEAIRPTSVEYTPERIKEYVDRDTYNLYKLIWNRFVACQMSPAVFDTITVDVTSGECLLRATGSAVKFAGFMKVYQEEREESEQAQDGVGEVGEAVIPPLTEGERLNLISLEPAQHFTQPPSRYTEASLIKELEEKGIGRPSTYAAIIYTIQDREYVEKKEGKFFPTELGVLVNDLLVEHFPELIDVKFTAKMEEDLDEVEEGSREWRDAVGEFYGPFDTHLEKAKKDMRNLKGEETPTDIKCEKCGNNMIIKWGKLGYFLACSGYPECKNTKEFRRGEEGKIEVVQQETTNEICPVCSSPMVIKSGRFGRFLACSNYPTCKTTKPITTGVKCPEPDCKGEITEKRSKRGKVFYSCTKYPACKFASWDKPVAQPCPQCGAPFLVEKRQRSGGISLACINKECGYKAG; translated from the coding sequence ATGTCAAAACCATTAATCATTGTAGAATCACCATCAAAGGCGAAGACGATAACGAAGTATCTTGGGAAGAAGTATACTGTTATTGCTTCTGTCGGTCATGTCAAAGACCTCCCTGCGAGCAAATTAGGTATTGAGATAGAGAATAATTTTAACCCGCAGTATGTGACAATAAAGGGTAAGGCAAAGGTTCTTGCAGAGATAAAAAAGGCGGCGAAGCTCGCCTCATCTGTTTTTCTTGCCCCTGACCCTGACCGTGAGGGAGAGGCCATTGCCTGGCATATTGCTGAAGAGCTGAAAGATAAGAAAGAAAACATCTTCCGCGTACTTTTCAATGAGATTACTGAGAAGGCGATAAAGGAGTCTCTTCTTAATCCCGGCAGGATTGATCTGAACAAGGTAAATGCCCAGCAGGCAAGGCGTATCCTTGATCGTATTGTCGGTTACAAGCTAAGCCCGCTCTTATGGGATAAAGTACGCCGGGGGCTTAGTGCCGGAAGGGTCCAGTCTGTTGCAGTGCGTCTTATATGCGACCTTGAAAAGGAGATTGCACAGTTCGTATCTAAGGAATACTGGACAATCAGTGCAATGGTTGAGGGGAGAACGCCGCCGCCTTTTGAGATAAGGCTGATAAAGTTCCGGAATGAAGATATTGATATCCCTGACCAACAGGAGGCTGAGCGGATAAAGGGGATACTTTCTTCAGGTGAGTATGTTGTAAGCTCGATTGAAAAGAAGGATAAGAAGAGAAATCCTGCGGCACCGTTTACCACCAGCAAGCTCCAGCAGGAGGCATCAAAGAAACTCAGGTTTACTGCAAGCAGGACCATGTCAATAGCACAAAAGCTATATGAAGGTATTGATATAGGGAGTGAAGGACCTGCAGGACTTATAACGTATATGCGTACAGATTCAGTCCGTATATCTAAAGATGCACAGACTGATGCAAGAAAGTATATTAAAAACAATTTTGGAAATGAGTGTTTACCTGACAGGGCGATTGAATATAGAAATAAAAAGGGGATTCAGGATGCCCATGAGGCGATAAGGCCGACCTCTGTTGAATATACACCTGAACGTATAAAGGAATATGTTGACAGGGATACCTATAATCTCTACAAGCTGATCTGGAACAGGTTTGTGGCATGTCAGATGAGCCCTGCTGTTTTTGATACTATAACAGTTGACGTTACTTCAGGTGAGTGTCTGCTCAGGGCTACAGGTTCTGCTGTAAAATTTGCCGGTTTTATGAAAGTGTATCAGGAGGAAAGGGAAGAGTCTGAACAGGCACAAGATGGTGTTGGAGAGGTCGGAGAGGCTGTTATACCTCCATTGACTGAAGGGGAACGGTTGAACCTGATTTCACTTGAACCTGCACAGCATTTCACACAACCGCCGTCCCGTTATACAGAGGCATCTCTCATAAAAGAGCTTGAGGAAAAAGGGATAGGCCGTCCGAGCACTTATGCGGCAATCATATATACAATTCAGGATAGGGAATATGTTGAAAAGAAGGAGGGTAAATTCTTTCCTACTGAGCTTGGGGTACTTGTAAATGACTTGCTTGTTGAACACTTTCCTGAGTTAATAGATGTCAAATTTACCGCAAAGATGGAAGAGGATCTTGATGAAGTAGAAGAGGGCAGCCGTGAATGGAGAGATGCGGTCGGGGAGTTTTATGGACCGTTTGATACGCACCTTGAAAAGGCAAAAAAGGATATGCGGAATCTTAAAGGCGAGGAGACTCCTACTGATATAAAGTGTGAGAAGTGCGGGAATAATATGATTATAAAGTGGGGGAAATTAGGATACTTCCTTGCATGTTCCGGATACCCTGAATGTAAGAATACAAAAGAATTCAGACGTGGAGAAGAGGGGAAGATTGAGGTAGTACAACAGGAGACAACAAACGAGATCTGCCCGGTTTGCAGTTCACCAATGGTGATTAAGAGCGGGCGGTTCGGGAGATTTCTCGCATGTTCAAATTATCCTACTTGTAAAACGACGAAACCTATTACTACAGGGGTTAAATGCCCTGAGCCTGACTGCAAAGGAGAGATTACAGAGAAGAGGAGCAAGAGGGGCAAGGTCTTTTATTCATGTACAAAATACCCTGCATGTAAATTTGCATCATGGGATAAACCGGTAGCACAGCCATGCCCGCAGTGCGGCGCCCCCTTCCTTGTCGAGAAAAGACAGCGGTCAGGGGGGATTAGTCTGGCTTGTATAAATAAAGAGTGCGGATATAAGGCAGGGTGA
- a CDS encoding LysM peptidoglycan-binding domain-containing protein, whose protein sequence is MKIRNISIVLSLIILSALLFSIPPNVSGEEALSADNETSYTIKKGDTLWDISGEYLRNPFLWSALWGKNKYIKNPDLIFPGDKLIIPGVEALSKTEAAGQQPSASDAGQQENPEEGVKPSEASTLIPEPPLPEEIDVPESIRSASPYTSLKPSSASGETGKVSVKQTPVPIIGEETVFMGGYIADKVSSAGAVSLSQDDRNVFAAGDTVNILFNKKEKAAVGDKFAIIRKPKALINTETGKQYGMLSVPIGVLEIYRIQGRDAGGRIIKSFDYITEGDMIQRLQPAVPVLTITRPAKGIKGHIIGLRGETVLASERNVVYLDKGTKDGLTPGVVLNVSGESPDNIPKNIIGELIVISVQSSTATALVTKSIEPFGVGSLFFK, encoded by the coding sequence ATGAAAATTAGAAATATTTCAATTGTTCTGTCTTTAATAATATTGTCTGCTTTATTGTTTAGTATCCCCCCGAATGTTTCCGGAGAAGAGGCTTTATCAGCAGACAATGAAACATCATATACAATCAAGAAGGGTGATACATTATGGGATATTTCAGGAGAATACCTCAGGAATCCTTTTCTCTGGTCTGCCCTTTGGGGAAAAAATAAATATATAAAAAATCCTGACCTGATCTTTCCAGGAGATAAACTGATTATACCCGGCGTTGAGGCATTATCTAAAACAGAGGCCGCCGGTCAACAGCCATCCGCATCTGATGCAGGGCAGCAGGAAAATCCTGAAGAAGGGGTTAAACCTTCGGAAGCGTCTACTCTGATCCCTGAACCGCCGTTACCGGAAGAGATTGACGTACCTGAGAGTATCCGCTCGGCTTCTCCGTATACTTCTTTAAAACCTTCTTCTGCCTCCGGAGAAACAGGAAAAGTTTCTGTTAAACAAACGCCGGTCCCAATAATCGGGGAGGAAACGGTTTTTATGGGCGGTTATATTGCAGATAAAGTGAGCAGTGCAGGCGCCGTCAGCTTGTCCCAGGATGACAGAAATGTTTTTGCAGCAGGTGATACTGTTAATATTTTGTTTAATAAAAAAGAAAAAGCAGCAGTCGGCGACAAATTTGCGATCATCAGAAAACCGAAGGCCCTTATCAATACTGAAACAGGTAAACAATACGGAATGCTTTCTGTTCCCATTGGAGTACTTGAGATTTACAGGATTCAGGGGAGGGATGCAGGCGGCAGGATTATAAAATCTTTTGACTATATTACTGAAGGTGATATGATTCAGCGTCTTCAGCCCGCTGTTCCTGTTCTAACAATAACCCGGCCGGCTAAGGGGATCAAAGGGCATATAATAGGGTTGCGTGGAGAGACTGTCTTAGCCTCAGAACGAAATGTTGTTTATCTTGACAAGGGGACAAAGGATGGCCTTACCCCCGGAGTAGTATTAAATGTCTCAGGAGAAAGTCCGGACAATATCCCCAAAAATATAATTGGTGAATTGATAGTAATCTCCGTGCAGTCTTCAACCGCCACAGCATTAGTGACAAAAAGTATCGAACCATTTGGTGTCGGAAGTCTTTTCTTTAAGTAA
- the dprA gene encoding DNA-protecting protein DprA, which produces MDEYYYWLAFEHTLRNKPAFSKKLIERFSTPDEVFAASDEELCTVEGITSELVRKIKSVVHPVKDVTDEIKIIRENGIQLIYLNHPDYPEILKNIIDPPICFYMKGGITQGDAKAIAIVGTRRPTTYGRKVTEKIASELSSAGFTIVSGMARGIDSAAHQSVIKTGGRSIGVLGCGIDVVYPPENSRLFAEMPEYGAIISEFAPGTGPQKQNFPQRNRIISGLSLGTVVIEAAERSGSLITVRFALEQGREVFAVPGNINSPVSMGTNNLIKQGAKLVTSTEDILEEFEQLLTQGLINVIKNSYLEKISLSKDENNIYNTLTLEPKHIDQIITESGIEPRDTIQLLLNLEIKGVAEQVAGSCYVKAKL; this is translated from the coding sequence ATGGACGAATATTATTACTGGTTAGCATTTGAACACACACTCAGGAATAAGCCTGCCTTTTCAAAGAAGTTGATTGAACGGTTTTCTACACCTGATGAAGTATTTGCAGCTTCTGATGAAGAGTTATGCACTGTTGAAGGCATTACTTCAGAGCTTGTGCGAAAGATAAAATCAGTTGTTCATCCTGTTAAGGATGTTACAGATGAGATAAAAATAATAAGAGAAAACGGTATTCAGCTTATTTATTTAAACCATCCTGATTATCCTGAGATACTAAAGAATATAATTGACCCGCCTATCTGTTTTTATATGAAAGGGGGCATTACACAGGGGGATGCCAAAGCAATAGCTATTGTCGGTACAAGGAGGCCGACAACCTACGGGCGGAAGGTTACAGAGAAGATTGCATCTGAACTATCTTCTGCAGGATTTACAATAGTAAGCGGGATGGCCCGCGGGATAGACAGTGCTGCCCATCAGTCAGTGATAAAGACAGGAGGGAGGAGCATCGGTGTTCTGGGGTGCGGGATTGATGTTGTTTACCCTCCGGAAAACAGCCGCCTATTTGCAGAGATGCCGGAATACGGGGCGATTATTTCTGAGTTCGCTCCCGGCACAGGCCCTCAGAAACAAAACTTCCCACAGAGAAACAGGATTATCAGCGGATTATCACTCGGTACTGTTGTAATAGAGGCAGCGGAAAGGAGCGGTTCCCTTATTACAGTCCGGTTTGCACTGGAACAGGGCAGAGAGGTGTTCGCTGTGCCCGGGAATATTAATTCTCCTGTCAGCATGGGGACAAATAACCTTATAAAACAAGGGGCAAAATTAGTTACAAGTACTGAAGATATTCTGGAAGAGTTTGAACAATTGTTGACGCAGGGATTAATAAATGTTATCAAAAATAGTTATTTGGAAAAAATATCTCTTTCAAAAGATGAAAATAATATATACAATACGTTGACTCTGGAGCCAAAACATATAGATCAGATTATTACTGAAAGCGGGATTGAACCTCGGGACACTATACAGCTTTTACTCAACCTTGAGATAAAAGGGGTTGCAGAGCAGGTGGCGGGGAGTTGTTATGTGAAGGCGAAGCTCTGA
- the trmFO gene encoding methylenetetrahydrofolate--tRNA-(uracil(54)-C(5))-methyltransferase (FADH(2)-oxidizing) TrmFO: MKPEIVIIGGGLAGSEAAWQAAQRGVKVLLYEMRPGRMTEAHKTGDFAELVCSNSLKSKDITNAHGLLKEELRELGSLIIQAADKTSVPSGSALSVDRVEFSHFITDAISSHPNIKVLREEVSKLSFEVPLILATGPLTSQDLTEDLQKIIKHDFIYFYDAISPVISNDSINYEIAFRASRYNKGGADYINCPMDRKEYEQFFNALITADKVHAKDFEKIPYFEGCMPVEVLAERGIETLAYGPMKPVGLTDPRNGRQPHAVVQLRQEDRFGQAYNMVGFQTRLKWPEQKRVFRMIPGLEHAEFLRYGSQHRNTFINSPKLLDNSLRLKGENDIYVAGQITGVEGYVESTAMGLLAGISAVINLNGEEFIPPPVTTAAGALLGYITADTVLKFQPMNINWGLFPPLAVVMKDKEANRERLSRRALKDISKWKMQLKIF, from the coding sequence TTGAAACCTGAAATTGTAATCATAGGCGGGGGGCTTGCAGGTTCTGAGGCTGCGTGGCAGGCGGCTCAGAGAGGGGTGAAGGTATTGCTTTACGAGATGCGCCCCGGCAGGATGACAGAGGCCCACAAGACAGGCGATTTTGCAGAGCTTGTGTGCAGTAATTCCTTAAAGTCAAAAGATATAACCAATGCACACGGCCTGCTTAAAGAAGAGCTGAGGGAGCTTGGTTCTTTGATAATTCAGGCGGCTGATAAGACAAGCGTGCCGTCAGGTTCAGCCCTTTCAGTTGACAGGGTCGAATTTTCCCATTTTATCACTGATGCCATATCTTCTCATCCTAATATAAAGGTGCTGAGGGAGGAGGTTTCAAAACTCTCATTTGAAGTGCCGCTTATTCTGGCAACAGGGCCGCTTACTTCTCAGGATCTGACAGAAGATCTGCAGAAGATAATCAAGCATGATTTTATATATTTTTATGATGCAATATCACCTGTTATAAGCAACGACAGTATTAATTATGAGATTGCGTTCAGGGCATCGAGATATAATAAGGGCGGTGCAGATTATATAAATTGCCCTATGGACAGGAAAGAGTATGAACAATTCTTTAATGCACTTATAACAGCGGATAAGGTTCATGCAAAAGATTTTGAAAAGATACCTTATTTCGAGGGATGTATGCCAGTGGAGGTTCTGGCAGAGCGTGGGATAGAAACACTTGCTTACGGCCCTATGAAACCGGTGGGTCTGACTGACCCGAGAAACGGGAGACAGCCCCACGCAGTTGTACAATTGCGTCAGGAAGATAGATTCGGACAGGCATACAATATGGTCGGCTTTCAGACAAGGCTGAAATGGCCTGAACAGAAAAGGGTCTTCAGGATGATACCCGGGCTTGAACATGCAGAGTTTTTAAGATACGGGAGCCAGCATCGGAATACCTTTATAAATTCTCCGAAATTATTAGATAACTCACTCCGTCTGAAGGGAGAAAATGATATTTATGTTGCCGGCCAGATAACCGGTGTTGAGGGGTACGTTGAGTCAACGGCAATGGGGCTTCTTGCAGGCATTTCTGCTGTTATTAATCTTAACGGCGAGGAGTTTATCCCGCCGCCGGTGACCACTGCCGCAGGCGCATTGCTGGGTTATATTACAGCAGATACTGTGCTGAAGTTTCAGCCTATGAACATAAACTGGGGTCTGTTTCCTCCTTTGGCCGTAGTCATGAAGGATAAGGAGGCTAACAGGGAGAGGCTATCCAGAAGGGCCTTAAAGGATATAAGTAAATGGAAGATGCAGTTAAAGATTTTCTAA